In the Sinorhizobium arboris LMG 14919 genome, one interval contains:
- a CDS encoding GFA family protein codes for MKKTHRGSCHCGRIRFEVDIDLEAGTSRCNCSYCSKLRYWGASVKPEDFRLLCEEAGIGDYQFGTLSGHHRFCTACGVTPYGHGYVEEIGGAFVSINVACLDDTDPAELAALPIQYMDGLHNNWWNAPAETRHM; via the coding sequence ATGAAAAAGACCCATAGGGGTAGCTGCCACTGTGGACGCATCCGATTCGAAGTCGATATCGATCTCGAAGCGGGAACCAGCCGCTGCAACTGCTCATACTGCTCGAAATTGCGTTATTGGGGCGCAAGCGTGAAGCCGGAGGATTTCCGGCTCCTGTGCGAGGAGGCAGGCATCGGCGACTATCAGTTCGGCACGTTGAGCGGCCATCACCGGTTCTGCACGGCGTGCGGCGTGACGCCCTATGGCCACGGCTATGTCGAAGAGATCGGCGGCGCCTTCGTTTCCATCAACGTCGCATGTCTCGACGATACGGATCCGGCCGAGCTTGCGGCCTTGCCGATCCAATATATGGATGGGCTCCACAACAATTGGTGGAATGCACCGGCCGAGACGCGGCACATGTGA
- a CDS encoding pseudoazurin, with amino-acid sequence MKRKTMLLAMLCMTAAGQAHAEEYRIEMLNKAPDGRVMAFEPAVVRAQPGDTVTFVAKNKGHNSALMKDGGPEGAENWKGKINEEISVTLSKSGVYMYQCTPHVGMGMIGAIVVGDPTNLEAVRGLKFPGKSKAAAEKIFAEIESGG; translated from the coding sequence TTGAAGAGGAAAACGATGCTTTTGGCGATGTTGTGCATGACCGCCGCAGGTCAGGCGCATGCGGAGGAATATCGTATCGAAATGCTGAACAAAGCCCCTGATGGCCGCGTAATGGCATTCGAGCCCGCCGTCGTCCGCGCCCAGCCCGGTGACACCGTTACCTTCGTGGCCAAGAATAAGGGTCACAATTCCGCGCTGATGAAAGATGGCGGCCCCGAAGGGGCGGAGAACTGGAAGGGCAAGATCAACGAAGAGATCAGCGTGACGCTGAGCAAGTCCGGCGTCTATATGTATCAATGCACGCCGCATGTCGGCATGGGCATGATCGGCGCCATCGTCGTCGGAGACCCGACGAATCTCGAAGCCGTCAGAGGTCTCAAGTTTCCCGGAAAATCGAAAGCGGCCGCGGAGAAGATCTTCGCGGAAATCGAAAGCGGCGGCTGA
- a CDS encoding N-formylglutamate amidohydrolase produces the protein MGEAVKWEFFEVLEPASQRIPFVFNSPHSGRYYPQSFLDQSRLDPHSIRRSEDHFVDELFRSATFLGAPLLRAHFPRAFLDVNREPYELDPRMFQGVLPPHANISSMRVAGGLGTVPRLVAENMEIYRGRFPVEEALERIETIYKPYHATLRKLIARTHVQFGMSILIDCHSMPGNVHLPGSGHRPDFIIGDRYGTSAAAELSRVAVELLEQLGYAVARNKPYAGGFITEHYGRPTRGLHTLQIEINRSLYVDEATLIKKPGFAALEADLATFIAALARHVEDFGAYLPLAAE, from the coding sequence ATGGGGGAAGCGGTTAAGTGGGAGTTTTTCGAGGTTCTGGAACCTGCAAGCCAGAGGATACCTTTCGTTTTCAACTCTCCGCATAGCGGCCGGTATTATCCCCAGTCCTTTCTCGACCAGTCGCGGCTCGATCCGCATTCCATCCGCCGCTCCGAGGATCATTTCGTCGACGAACTGTTCCGCAGCGCCACGTTTCTCGGGGCGCCCCTGCTCCGGGCGCATTTCCCTCGCGCCTTCCTCGACGTAAACCGCGAACCCTACGAACTCGACCCGCGCATGTTCCAAGGCGTCCTGCCGCCGCACGCCAACATCAGTTCGATGCGCGTCGCCGGCGGGCTCGGCACCGTGCCGCGCCTGGTGGCCGAGAACATGGAGATATATCGCGGCCGTTTTCCGGTCGAGGAGGCGCTCGAGCGGATCGAGACGATCTACAAGCCCTATCACGCGACGCTTAGAAAGCTGATCGCCCGCACCCATGTCCAGTTCGGAATGTCGATCCTCATCGACTGCCACTCGATGCCGGGCAATGTGCACCTCCCGGGAAGCGGCCACCGCCCGGACTTCATCATCGGCGACCGCTACGGAACGAGCGCAGCGGCGGAACTGTCCCGGGTGGCGGTGGAACTTCTGGAACAGCTCGGCTATGCGGTCGCACGCAACAAGCCCTATGCTGGCGGCTTCATCACCGAACATTATGGCCGCCCGACGCGCGGGCTGCATACGCTGCAGATCGAAATCAACCGCAGCCTCTATGTCGACGAAGCGACCCTGATCAAAAAACCGGGATTCGCGGCCCTCGAAGCCGACCTCGCGACCTTCATCGCGGCGCTCGCGCGGCATGTCGAGGATTTCGGCGCCTATCTGCCGCTGGCTGCGGAATAG
- a CDS encoding Hsp20 family protein — MRHFDFSPLYRSTVGFDRLFTMLDSLGQPDQSQTYPPYNIERTGENAYRITMAVAGFDESELSVEARENTLTIKGEKSEEKGEETQFLHRGIAKRAFERRFQLADHVEIRSASLKNGLLHVDLLREIPETAKPRRIEITAAASQPKQIEAQTA; from the coding sequence ATGCGTCACTTTGATTTTTCTCCCCTCTACCGCTCCACGGTCGGCTTCGATCGCCTGTTCACCATGCTCGATAGCCTTGGTCAGCCGGATCAGTCGCAGACCTACCCGCCCTACAACATCGAGCGCACCGGCGAAAACGCCTATCGCATCACCATGGCCGTTGCCGGTTTCGACGAAAGCGAGCTTTCTGTCGAAGCGCGCGAAAACACGCTGACGATCAAGGGCGAGAAGAGCGAGGAAAAGGGTGAGGAGACCCAGTTTCTCCATCGCGGCATCGCCAAGCGCGCCTTCGAGCGCCGCTTCCAGCTTGCCGACCACGTCGAGATCAGGTCCGCTTCGCTGAAGAACGGCCTGCTCCACGTCGATCTCCTGCGCGAGATTCCGGAAACGGCCAAGCCGCGCCGCATCGAGATCACCGCGGCGGCTTCGCAGCCGAAGCAGATCGAGGCGCAGACCGCCTAG
- the sorU gene encoding SorU family sulfite dehydrogenase c-type cytochrome subunit produces the protein MTYASTRRIAAVLTGVIIFLSPIPASADEDKLALGREIFLERSEPQCALCHTLADAEAVGEVGPNLDELKPDAERVATAVTNGIGPMPANEILTEKDIEAVALYVSTVAGRAE, from the coding sequence ATGACCTATGCTTCAACCCGCCGGATCGCGGCCGTGCTCACCGGTGTAATCATCTTCCTGTCGCCGATCCCGGCATCCGCCGACGAAGACAAGCTTGCGCTCGGGAGAGAGATATTCCTCGAACGGTCGGAACCACAATGCGCGCTCTGTCATACGCTGGCGGATGCTGAGGCTGTCGGGGAGGTTGGACCCAATCTCGACGAACTCAAGCCCGACGCGGAAAGGGTCGCTACGGCTGTCACCAACGGCATCGGGCCGATGCCGGCCAACGAGATCCTTACGGAGAAAGATATCGAAGCCGTCGCGCTTTATGTCTCGACGGTTGCCGGAAGGGCCGAGTGA
- the sorT gene encoding SorT family sulfite dehydrogenase catalytic subunit: MTEMLTLKRRSFLTGSAGAVVAAGTGGLAEAKETKPLPDYIAWKDADALIVHSDKTLETKRSEFGTSIITPEKKLYIRNNVNTPPESILADRDGWKVEISGVKEPRTLTVAELKTLGLVTAATVLQCSGNGRKYFKDQLTGDQKMSGTPWTVGAAGCVIWSGVPLKAVIDALGGPAEGARFITGTGGEELPAGLDPKLLVVERSVPISNLDNVILAWEMNGKPLSLAHGGPLRMVVPGYSGVNNIKYVKAVALTEAETDAKIQKTSYRFHALGEKGSPDQPSVWEQPVKSWITAPHEAAKAGPVQIAGVAFGGMNACKSVEVSVDGGQTWQEAEFIGPDLGRFAWRVFVLPAELVPGTYTLVSRATDTEGNVQPEETEMNGAGYGHNGWRAPAVKLTVA, translated from the coding sequence TTGACTGAGATGCTGACCCTGAAACGGCGGAGTTTTCTGACCGGGAGCGCCGGAGCTGTCGTTGCCGCCGGAACCGGTGGGCTTGCAGAGGCCAAGGAGACGAAGCCTCTGCCCGACTACATCGCCTGGAAGGACGCCGATGCGCTGATCGTCCATAGCGACAAGACGCTGGAGACGAAGCGAAGCGAATTCGGCACGAGCATCATTACGCCGGAAAAGAAGCTTTACATCCGCAACAACGTCAACACGCCTCCGGAATCGATTCTCGCCGACCGCGACGGATGGAAGGTGGAGATATCAGGCGTAAAGGAGCCCCGGACGCTCACTGTCGCCGAACTGAAGACTCTGGGTCTGGTGACGGCGGCGACTGTACTGCAATGTTCGGGTAATGGCCGCAAATACTTCAAGGATCAGCTGACGGGTGACCAGAAAATGAGCGGCACGCCCTGGACCGTCGGCGCCGCGGGCTGCGTCATCTGGAGCGGCGTACCTCTCAAGGCGGTCATCGATGCTCTGGGCGGTCCCGCCGAAGGCGCCCGGTTCATTACCGGAACGGGAGGTGAGGAGCTTCCGGCAGGGCTCGATCCCAAGCTTCTGGTGGTCGAACGTTCAGTACCGATCTCGAACCTCGACAATGTGATTCTCGCATGGGAAATGAACGGGAAGCCTCTTTCTCTCGCACATGGGGGGCCGCTGCGCATGGTCGTCCCCGGCTATTCCGGCGTCAACAACATCAAATATGTCAAGGCCGTCGCCCTGACCGAGGCCGAGACGGACGCGAAGATCCAGAAGACCAGCTATCGCTTTCACGCGCTCGGAGAAAAAGGCTCTCCCGACCAGCCGTCGGTCTGGGAACAGCCGGTGAAGTCATGGATCACCGCGCCGCATGAGGCCGCAAAGGCGGGGCCGGTCCAGATTGCGGGCGTCGCCTTCGGCGGCATGAATGCCTGCAAGAGCGTAGAGGTTTCGGTGGATGGCGGTCAAACGTGGCAGGAGGCCGAATTCATCGGGCCCGACCTTGGCCGTTTTGCCTGGCGCGTCTTTGTCCTGCCGGCCGAGCTGGTGCCGGGCACCTACACGCTTGTCAGCCGTGCGACCGATACGGAGGGCAACGTACAGCCCGAGGAGACCGAAATGAACGGAGCCGGCTATGGCCATAACGGCTGGCGTGCGCCCGCCGTCAAGCTCACCGTCGCCTGA
- a CDS encoding MarR family winged helix-turn-helix transcriptional regulator, which produces MGPSSRTPSGDAFAEFAISVLRLAGHLTSEGDRLAQPSGQTSARWQVLAAARHAGLSVADTARALGLARQGVQRIADALKAEGLIEYRDNPAHQRAKLIVLTKRGETALAEISARQAVWANELGSAIGEEKLRQATVLVTETIALFRERVTASPP; this is translated from the coding sequence ATGGGTCCAAGCTCTCGCACACCGTCAGGCGATGCTTTCGCCGAGTTCGCCATTTCCGTCCTTCGTCTCGCCGGGCACCTGACCTCCGAAGGAGATAGGCTCGCGCAACCATCCGGCCAGACCAGCGCCCGCTGGCAGGTTCTGGCCGCTGCCCGGCATGCCGGACTGTCGGTCGCGGATACGGCCCGTGCGCTTGGGCTCGCGCGCCAAGGAGTGCAACGCATTGCCGACGCCCTTAAGGCCGAGGGCCTGATCGAGTATCGGGACAATCCCGCGCATCAGCGCGCTAAGTTGATTGTGCTGACGAAACGCGGGGAGACGGCTCTCGCCGAGATCAGCGCGCGCCAGGCGGTCTGGGCGAATGAGCTTGGCAGCGCCATAGGAGAGGAAAAGCTGCGGCAGGCGACTGTGCTCGTCACGGAGACGATCGCCCTCTTCCGCGAGCGCGTCACGGCGTCCCCGCCGTAA
- the cpdR1 gene encoding response regulator CpdR1: protein MTAKILLAEDDNDMRRFLVKALEKAGYKVLSYDNGASAYDRLREEPFSLLLTDIVMPEMDGIELARRATELDPDLKVMFITGFAAVALNPDSKAPKDAKVLSKPFHLRDLVNEVNKMLAA from the coding sequence ATGACTGCGAAAATCCTCCTTGCCGAAGACGACAACGACATGCGCCGGTTTCTTGTGAAGGCGCTGGAAAAGGCTGGTTACAAGGTCCTTTCCTATGACAACGGCGCCAGCGCCTACGACCGGCTTCGCGAAGAACCCTTTTCGCTTCTCCTGACCGATATCGTCATGCCGGAGATGGATGGCATCGAGCTCGCGCGCCGCGCGACCGAACTCGACCCCGACCTGAAAGTAATGTTCATCACGGGCTTCGCCGCCGTTGCGCTGAACCCGGATTCCAAGGCGCCGAAAGACGCCAAGGTCCTTTCCAAGCCTTTCCACCTGCGCGACCTCGTCAACGAGGTCAACAAGATGCTGGCCGCCTGA
- a CDS encoding ABC transporter substrate-binding protein, protein MIKRWNNIGRAAFAAALMLSAGYAEAAGILSIGRREDSTTFDPIKSAQNVDNWVFSNVFDVLVRVDKTGTKLEPGLAESWTLSDDGLTYTFKIRDAKFSDGSPITAEDAAFSLLRIRDHEGSLWSDSYKIVETAEAADPKTLVVKLKTPSAPFLSTLALPNVSVLSKKAVEAGEDAFAELPTASSGAFTVKEWRRGDRVILEKNPNFWQADRVKLDGVEWISVPDDNTRMLNVQAGQLDTAIFVPFSRVEELKKDPNLTVHIDTSTREDHLLINHEHGMLAEKEVRQALDMAIDKKAIVDTVTFGIGTVANSYIPKGSLYHYDANYQYPYDPEKAKAMLAEAGASDLTLNYVVNAGNEVDEQIAVLLQQQFAKAGVTVNLQKVDASQSWDMLVAGDYDISVMYWTNDVLDPDQKTTFVLGHDTNMNYMTRYNSEKVKELVAVARLELDPAKREAMYVEIQKTAKDDVHWIDLYYSPYLNVSRKNIENFYQNPLGRFFLEDTVKN, encoded by the coding sequence ATGATCAAAAGGTGGAACAATATCGGCCGGGCCGCTTTCGCAGCCGCCCTTATGCTCAGTGCCGGTTATGCGGAGGCCGCCGGTATCCTCTCCATCGGCCGTCGCGAAGATTCGACGACTTTCGATCCGATCAAGTCGGCCCAGAACGTCGACAACTGGGTGTTCTCCAACGTCTTCGACGTGCTTGTCCGGGTGGACAAGACCGGCACCAAGCTGGAGCCCGGCCTCGCCGAAAGCTGGACCCTTTCCGACGACGGCCTGACCTACACGTTCAAGATCCGCGACGCGAAGTTCTCGGACGGCTCGCCGATAACGGCCGAGGATGCCGCCTTCAGCTTGCTGCGCATACGCGACCACGAAGGCTCTCTGTGGAGCGACAGCTACAAGATCGTCGAAACCGCCGAGGCGGCCGATCCGAAGACACTGGTCGTCAAGCTGAAGACGCCCTCCGCACCCTTCCTGTCGACGCTTGCCCTTCCGAACGTCTCGGTGCTTTCCAAGAAAGCCGTCGAGGCTGGCGAGGACGCTTTCGCCGAACTGCCAACGGCATCGTCCGGCGCGTTCACCGTCAAGGAATGGCGGCGCGGCGACCGGGTCATCCTCGAAAAGAATCCGAACTTCTGGCAGGCGGATCGTGTGAAACTAGACGGCGTCGAATGGATTTCCGTTCCGGACGACAACACGCGCATGCTGAACGTCCAGGCCGGCCAGCTCGACACGGCGATCTTCGTTCCTTTCTCGCGCGTCGAGGAATTGAAGAAGGACCCGAACCTAACGGTCCACATCGACACCTCGACCCGCGAGGACCATCTGCTCATCAACCATGAGCACGGCATGCTTGCCGAAAAGGAAGTGCGCCAGGCCCTGGATATGGCGATCGACAAGAAGGCGATCGTCGACACGGTCACGTTCGGCATCGGCACGGTCGCAAATTCCTACATCCCAAAGGGCTCGCTCTATCACTACGACGCCAACTACCAGTATCCTTACGATCCGGAGAAGGCCAAGGCGATGCTGGCCGAGGCGGGGGCATCGGACCTGACGCTGAACTATGTCGTAAACGCGGGCAACGAGGTCGACGAGCAGATCGCCGTGCTGCTGCAGCAGCAGTTTGCAAAGGCGGGCGTCACGGTCAATCTGCAGAAGGTCGACGCGAGCCAGAGCTGGGACATGCTCGTCGCCGGGGACTACGATATCTCGGTGATGTACTGGACGAACGACGTCCTCGATCCGGACCAGAAGACCACCTTCGTGCTCGGCCATGACACCAATATGAACTACATGACCCGCTACAACAGCGAGAAAGTGAAGGAACTTGTCGCAGTGGCACGTCTGGAACTCGATCCGGCGAAGCGCGAGGCCATGTATGTCGAAATCCAGAAGACGGCGAAGGACGACGTCCACTGGATCGACCTTTACTACAGCCCCTATCTCAACGTTTCGCGCAAGAACATCGAGAATTTCTACCAGAATCCGCTCGGCCGATTTTTCCTGGAAGATACGGTGAAGAACTGA
- a CDS encoding alpha/beta fold hydrolase → MTTLLHSMPENPMPGDPVAGFFDGAGGRKIRYAVFKSKEPVIRGTIVLLQGRNESIEKYFETIGDLMAAGFWVATFDWRGQGGSERLSPRWTHGHVENFADYERDLTIFLDEIVLPDTRLPFSILAHSMGALVALSLAPLLASRIDRMVLLAPFVGLGGQAIGERGIAAIAAAMRWLGLGRLPLSADKGNRTPFNGNVLTADERRYARNLALIDTRPQLRVGPPTARWLSEAFATIRRVLQHDHLTRITIPAVILAPTADRLVPYLPVERLASNFRAGHLIPIDGARHELLQEADRYRAQAMAAILAFLPGADTEDPASLPRQLEEA, encoded by the coding sequence ATGACCACGCTCCTTCATTCGATGCCGGAAAATCCGATGCCGGGCGATCCCGTGGCCGGCTTTTTCGACGGAGCCGGCGGCCGCAAGATCCGTTATGCGGTGTTCAAGTCGAAGGAGCCGGTCATTCGCGGCACGATCGTACTGCTGCAGGGCCGCAACGAGTCGATCGAAAAATACTTCGAAACGATCGGCGACCTCATGGCGGCCGGTTTCTGGGTCGCCACCTTCGACTGGCGCGGACAGGGCGGCTCCGAGCGGCTGTCGCCGCGATGGACCCACGGCCATGTGGAAAATTTCGCCGATTACGAGCGCGACCTGACGATTTTCCTCGATGAAATCGTCCTGCCCGACACTCGCCTGCCCTTCTCGATCCTCGCCCATTCCATGGGGGCGCTCGTCGCCCTTTCGCTCGCCCCCCTGCTCGCGAGCCGCATCGACCGGATGGTGCTGCTTGCCCCCTTCGTCGGTCTGGGCGGCCAGGCGATCGGCGAACGGGGCATTGCGGCGATCGCGGCTGCGATGCGCTGGCTCGGCCTCGGGAGGCTTCCGCTGAGTGCCGACAAGGGCAATCGTACCCCGTTCAACGGCAATGTTCTGACCGCTGACGAGCGACGCTACGCCCGCAACCTGGCACTCATCGATACGCGTCCGCAACTGCGGGTGGGACCGCCGACGGCGCGTTGGCTGAGCGAGGCCTTCGCCACCATCCGGCGCGTTCTTCAGCACGATCATCTGACGAGGATCACCATACCGGCCGTCATCCTCGCCCCGACGGCCGACAGGCTCGTGCCGTATCTCCCGGTGGAGCGCTTGGCCAGCAATTTCCGTGCGGGGCATCTGATCCCGATCGACGGCGCGCGGCACGAACTCCTGCAGGAGGCGGACCGCTATCGCGCCCAGGCGATGGCGGCGATCCTCGCCTTCCTGCCCGGTGCCGATACTGAGGACCCCGCCTCCCTGCCGCGGCAATTGGAAGAGGCTTAA
- the ilvD gene encoding dihydroxy-acid dehydratase, with translation MPAYRSRTTTHGRNMAGARGLWRATGMKDSDFGKPIIAVVNSFTQFVPGHVHLKDLGQLVAREIEAAGGVAKEFNTIAVDDGIAMGHDGMLYSLPSREIIADSVEYMVNAHCADAMVCISNCDKITPGMLMAALRLNIPVVFVSGGPMEAGKVVLHGKTHALDLVDAMVAAADDKVSDEDVKIIERSACPTCGSCSGMFTANSMNCLTEALGLSLPGNGSTLATHADRKRLFVEAGHLIVDLARRYYEQEDERVLPRSIATKQAFENAMALDIAMGGSTNTVLHILAAAYEGEIDFTMDDIDRLSRKVPCLSKVAPAKADVHMEDVHRAGGIMSILGELDKGGLINRDCPTVHAETLGDAIDRWDITRTSSDTVRNFFRAAPGGIPTQVAFSQEARWDELDTDRENGVIRSVEHPFSKDGGLAVLKGNIALDGCIVKTAGVDESILKFSGPARVFESQDAAVKGILANEIKAGDVVVIRYEGPKGGPGMQEMLYPTSYLKSKGLGKACALITDGRFSGGTSGLSIGHVSPEAANGGTIGLVREGDMIDIDIPNRTISLRVDEAELAARRKEQDAKGWKPTEQRRRRVTTALKAYAAFATSADRGAVRDLGDR, from the coding sequence ATGCCTGCCTATCGCTCCCGCACCACCACCCACGGCCGCAACATGGCCGGCGCCCGCGGCCTCTGGCGCGCGACGGGCATGAAGGACAGCGACTTCGGCAAGCCAATTATCGCGGTGGTGAACTCCTTCACGCAGTTCGTGCCGGGCCATGTGCATCTGAAGGACCTCGGCCAGCTGGTCGCGCGCGAGATCGAGGCGGCCGGCGGCGTCGCCAAGGAATTCAATACGATCGCGGTCGACGACGGCATCGCCATGGGCCATGACGGCATGCTCTATTCGCTGCCCTCGCGCGAGATCATCGCCGACAGCGTCGAATATATGGTGAACGCCCACTGCGCCGACGCCATGGTCTGCATCTCCAATTGCGACAAGATCACCCCGGGCATGCTGATGGCGGCATTGCGCCTCAACATTCCCGTCGTCTTCGTCTCCGGCGGTCCGATGGAGGCCGGCAAGGTGGTGCTGCACGGCAAGACGCATGCGCTCGATCTCGTCGACGCGATGGTCGCGGCCGCGGATGACAAGGTTTCCGACGAGGACGTCAAGATCATCGAGCGCTCCGCCTGCCCGACCTGCGGCTCCTGCTCCGGCATGTTCACGGCCAACTCGATGAACTGTCTGACCGAGGCACTCGGCCTGTCGCTGCCCGGCAACGGCTCGACGCTCGCGACCCATGCCGACCGCAAGCGCCTGTTCGTCGAGGCCGGGCACCTCATCGTAGACCTGGCTCGCCGCTATTACGAGCAGGAGGACGAGCGGGTGCTGCCCCGCAGTATCGCCACCAAGCAGGCTTTCGAGAACGCAATGGCGCTCGACATCGCCATGGGCGGCTCGACCAACACGGTGCTCCACATCCTTGCCGCCGCCTATGAGGGCGAGATCGACTTCACCATGGACGATATCGACCGGCTGTCGCGCAAGGTCCCGTGCCTGTCGAAGGTCGCTCCGGCGAAAGCCGACGTGCACATGGAAGACGTACACCGGGCCGGCGGCATCATGTCGATCCTCGGCGAACTGGACAAGGGCGGCCTTATCAACCGCGACTGCCCGACAGTCCACGCCGAGACGCTCGGCGACGCCATCGACCGCTGGGACATCACCCGCACGTCGAGCGACACGGTCCGAAACTTCTTCCGCGCCGCTCCCGGAGGCATTCCGACGCAGGTCGCCTTCAGCCAGGAGGCACGCTGGGACGAACTCGACACCGATCGTGAAAACGGCGTCATCCGCTCTGTAGAACATCCCTTCTCGAAGGACGGCGGTCTTGCCGTCCTCAAGGGCAATATCGCGCTCGACGGCTGCATCGTGAAAACCGCTGGCGTGGACGAGAGCATCCTGAAATTCTCGGGTCCGGCGCGCGTCTTCGAGAGCCAGGACGCAGCCGTGAAGGGCATCCTCGCCAACGAGATCAAGGCCGGCGACGTCGTCGTCATCCGCTACGAGGGGCCGAAGGGCGGGCCGGGCATGCAGGAAATGCTCTATCCGACGAGCTACCTGAAATCGAAGGGTCTCGGCAAAGCCTGCGCGCTGATCACCGACGGGCGCTTCTCCGGCGGTACCTCCGGTCTTTCGATCGGCCATGTCTCGCCGGAGGCGGCGAATGGCGGAACGATCGGGCTCGTGCGCGAGGGCGACATGATCGACATCGACATTCCGAACCGCACCATCAGCCTGCGTGTAGACGAGGCCGAGCTTGCCGCTCGCCGCAAAGAGCAGGATGCCAAGGGCTGGAAGCCGACCGAGCAGCGCAGGCGCCGGGTGACGACCGCGCTCAAGGCCTATGCGGCCTTCGCGACTTCGGCCGACCGCGGCGCCGTGAGAGATCTGGGCGACCGTTAA
- the hisN gene encoding histidinol-phosphatase → MLPDRSFFDRLADAAKAETMPRFRVGTSVLNKLEGGFDPVTEADKSAEASIRALIEDAFPQHGILGEEHGNIGLDREHVWVIDPIDGTRAFISGLPVWGTLIGLYRNGKAIMGLMDQPFTGERYFADGEKALYRGPDGERVLATRPCRALSDAVLFTTSPHLYTGELKQRFERLQEKVRLFRYGCDCYAFALLAAGHVDLVIECGLKPYDVGGLIPLIEQAGGIITDWQGGSAEMGGEIIAAGSREVHAQALEMLQGRG, encoded by the coding sequence ATGCTGCCCGACCGTTCCTTTTTCGACCGCCTTGCCGACGCCGCCAAAGCCGAAACCATGCCGCGCTTCCGGGTCGGCACGAGTGTCCTCAACAAGCTCGAAGGCGGCTTCGACCCGGTTACGGAAGCCGACAAATCGGCGGAAGCCTCGATCCGCGCGCTGATCGAGGACGCCTTTCCGCAACACGGCATTCTCGGCGAAGAGCACGGCAATATCGGTCTCGACCGCGAGCATGTCTGGGTCATCGACCCGATCGACGGCACGCGCGCCTTCATTTCCGGGTTGCCGGTGTGGGGCACGCTGATCGGTCTCTATCGCAACGGCAAAGCCATAATGGGTCTGATGGACCAGCCCTTCACCGGCGAGCGCTATTTCGCCGACGGCGAGAAGGCGCTTTATCGCGGCCCGGACGGAGAAAGGGTGCTCGCCACGCGGCCGTGCCGTGCGCTTTCGGATGCCGTCCTGTTCACGACATCGCCGCACCTCTATACCGGAGAGCTCAAGCAGCGCTTCGAGAGGTTGCAGGAGAAGGTGCGGCTCTTCCGCTACGGTTGCGATTGCTATGCCTTCGCGTTGCTTGCCGCCGGCCATGTCGATCTCGTCATCGAATGCGGTTTGAAGCCCTACGATGTCGGCGGGCTTATCCCGCTGATCGAGCAGGCGGGTGGCATCATCACCGACTGGCAGGGCGGGTCGGCGGAAATGGGCGGCGAAATCATCGCCGCCGGCAGCCGCGAAGTGCACGCGCAGGCGCTGGAGATGCTCCAGGGCCGAGGTTAA
- a CDS encoding SEL1-like repeat protein — protein sequence MVGLCYELGISVPKDRIEALYWMYLSCEAGHVAGDALYHSRWRKLSDDEKDAVRELLSARHPSPPRTRG from the coding sequence ATGGTGGGCTTATGCTACGAACTCGGAATTTCGGTGCCTAAGGATCGCATAGAAGCGCTCTATTGGATGTATCTAAGCTGTGAGGCCGGACACGTGGCAGGTGATGCGCTCTATCATTCACGCTGGCGGAAATTGTCCGACGACGAAAAGGATGCCGTCCGGGAACTCCTATCGGCAAGGCATCCGTCCCCCCCTCGAACCCGGGGATGA